A genomic stretch from Paraburkholderia dioscoreae includes:
- a CDS encoding TetR/AcrR family transcriptional regulator — translation MKQSADSKHSAKKAGEVCLRGRPREFDTDTVLASASQVFWNHGYHATSIDDLCKATGLLRGSLYGVFGDKHGIMLAALDHYAEGSVARLSERLNAPVPPEEALRNALLHYARVACALTGGRSCFITNTTLEMQPGDEELRTRVAAIQRRMATLLAASVIRGQASGAFNSTLDEKAVGDFLLCVMQGLRVLGRVAHKEDALTGIVDVAMRALV, via the coding sequence ATGAAGCAATCTGCCGATTCGAAACATTCCGCGAAGAAAGCGGGCGAGGTCTGCCTGCGGGGCCGGCCGCGCGAATTCGACACGGACACCGTATTGGCGAGCGCGAGTCAGGTGTTCTGGAATCACGGCTACCACGCCACTTCGATCGACGACCTGTGCAAGGCCACCGGCCTGTTGCGCGGCAGTCTCTACGGCGTATTCGGCGACAAGCACGGCATCATGCTGGCCGCGCTCGATCACTACGCGGAAGGTTCGGTCGCGCGGCTCTCCGAGCGGCTCAACGCGCCGGTCCCGCCGGAAGAAGCGCTACGCAATGCCTTGCTGCACTATGCGCGGGTCGCGTGCGCGTTAACCGGCGGGCGCAGTTGCTTCATCACCAACACCACGCTGGAAATGCAGCCGGGTGACGAGGAACTGCGCACCCGCGTCGCCGCGATTCAGCGCCGCATGGCAACGCTGCTGGCGGCGTCGGTGATTCGCGGTCAGGCGAGCGGCGCCTTCAACTCCACGCTCGACGAAAAAGCCGTCGGCGATTTCCTGCTCTGCGTGATGCAAGGCTTGCGCGTGCTGGGGCGGGTCGCCCACAAAGAAGACGCGCTGACAGGAATAGTGGACGTCGCCATGCGCGCGCTCGTCTAA
- a CDS encoding OsmC family protein — MKRKASAVWQGGLQDGKGSISTDSGVLKETQYSFSTRFADGIGTNPEELIAAAHAGCFSMALSAELGKAGITPERIGTTATVTLDKDGGGFAITAVHLDVAVKIPGGDKAAFEKATADAKAGCPVSKVLKATITMDAKLET; from the coding sequence ATGAAGCGCAAGGCATCAGCAGTCTGGCAAGGCGGCCTGCAAGACGGCAAGGGCTCGATTTCCACCGACAGCGGCGTTCTCAAGGAGACTCAATACTCGTTTTCGACACGCTTCGCTGACGGCATCGGCACGAATCCGGAAGAGCTGATTGCGGCTGCGCATGCGGGATGTTTCTCGATGGCGCTGTCGGCGGAACTGGGCAAGGCCGGCATCACGCCCGAGCGTATCGGCACCACGGCGACCGTTACGCTCGACAAGGACGGTGGCGGTTTTGCCATAACCGCAGTCCATCTCGACGTGGCCGTGAAGATCCCCGGCGGCGACAAAGCGGCCTTTGAGAAGGCGACCGCCGACGCCAAAGCCGGTTGCCCAGTGTCGAAAGTGCTGAAGGCCACGATCACGATGGATGCGAAGCTCGAAACCTGA
- a CDS encoding DUF4148 domain-containing protein: MKSLISAVVIASALVVPAVSFAQQENGPVTRAQVRAELVAAQKAGLLNQNDVDYPKTVPENGTAVAAVAQGSQDVGGAKVGSSDAGAPNSVQQRLFSTYRGQ, encoded by the coding sequence ATGAAATCGCTTATTTCCGCAGTGGTCATCGCATCCGCGCTCGTCGTTCCGGCTGTCTCGTTCGCCCAGCAGGAGAATGGTCCGGTGACGCGTGCGCAGGTACGTGCCGAACTGGTGGCCGCGCAAAAAGCGGGCCTCCTGAATCAGAACGACGTCGACTATCCGAAGACGGTGCCGGAAAACGGTACGGCAGTGGCCGCCGTTGCGCAGGGCTCGCAGGACGTCGGCGGCGCAAAGGTAGGCTCCTCGGATGCAGGCGCGCCGAACTCGGTGCAGCAGCGCCTGTTCTCGACGTATCGCGGCCAGTAA
- a CDS encoding carboxymuconolactone decarboxylase family protein, whose amino-acid sequence MTERLPHFDLSDATPEQKAVLDEILSGPRRNLNGPFLGWIHSPELAQQAQRLGAFCRYRTGLPLRLSELAILVTAARWQAQAEWYIHHPIALEAGVCAADAEAIREGRRPDFAEADDALIHDFASELYDTKRVSDATYAKAVERFGHQVVINLVGLLGYYALVAMTLNVFGMRAVGQDSLPFAE is encoded by the coding sequence ATGACCGAGCGTTTGCCTCACTTCGACCTGTCCGACGCCACGCCCGAACAGAAAGCGGTGCTGGACGAAATTCTGTCGGGCCCGCGCCGCAATCTGAACGGGCCGTTTCTCGGCTGGATTCATAGTCCGGAACTGGCGCAGCAGGCGCAGCGCCTGGGCGCGTTCTGCCGTTACCGGACCGGTTTGCCGCTGCGCCTCTCGGAACTGGCGATTCTGGTGACCGCGGCTCGCTGGCAGGCGCAGGCGGAGTGGTACATCCACCATCCGATCGCGCTGGAAGCCGGCGTGTGCGCAGCGGATGCCGAGGCGATTCGCGAGGGCCGGCGGCCGGATTTCGCGGAAGCCGACGACGCGTTGATTCACGATTTCGCGAGCGAACTGTATGACACCAAGCGCGTTTCGGACGCGACCTATGCGAAGGCTGTCGAGCGTTTCGGGCATCAGGTGGTGATCAACCTGGTGGGTCTGCTCGGCTACTACGCATTGGTCGCGATGACGCTGAACGTGTTCGGCATGCGTGCGGTCGGGCAGGATAGTTTGCCGTTCGCTGAGTAG
- a CDS encoding aspartate aminotransferase family protein, with protein MSTVFHRSPKQLLPVAVAGEGIEIIDSTGKRYIDASGGAAVSCLGHSNQRVIDAIKRQSQQLPYAHTSFFTTESAEALADRLVASAPQGLEHVYFVSGGSEAIEAALKLARQYFVEKGERQRRHFIARRQSYHGNTLGALAIGGNAWRREPFLPILIEAHHVSPCYAYREQRADETEEAFAQRLADELERKILELGVDTVAAFVAETVVGATAGAVPPVREYFRKIRAVCDRYGVLLILDEIMSGMGRTGYLYACEEDGVAPDILTIAKGLGAGYQPIGATLVSERIYQAIVGGSGFFQHGHTYIGHATACAGALEVQRVIEEDKLLPNVLARGEQLRGRLREHYAQHPHIGDVRGRGLFVGVELVRDRAGKTPFDAGLKLHAAIRREAFARGLMVYPMGGTVDGKIGDHVLLAPPFICTARDIDEIVSRLTDAISGALAAV; from the coding sequence ATGTCCACAGTGTTTCATCGTTCACCGAAGCAATTGCTGCCGGTAGCCGTCGCAGGCGAGGGCATCGAGATCATCGATTCCACGGGCAAGCGCTATATCGACGCATCCGGCGGCGCCGCCGTTTCGTGTCTCGGGCACAGCAACCAGCGCGTGATCGATGCGATCAAACGGCAGTCGCAGCAACTGCCGTATGCGCACACATCGTTCTTCACCACCGAGTCCGCCGAAGCGCTCGCCGACCGCCTGGTGGCGAGCGCCCCGCAAGGGCTCGAACATGTGTATTTCGTCTCGGGCGGTTCGGAGGCGATCGAGGCGGCGCTCAAACTCGCGCGCCAATATTTCGTGGAGAAGGGCGAACGGCAGCGGCGCCATTTCATCGCGCGTCGCCAGAGTTATCACGGCAACACGCTGGGTGCGCTGGCAATCGGCGGCAATGCGTGGCGCCGCGAGCCGTTCCTGCCGATCCTGATCGAGGCGCATCACGTGAGCCCGTGTTACGCGTATCGCGAGCAACGCGCGGACGAAACCGAAGAGGCCTTCGCGCAGCGTCTCGCCGACGAACTCGAGCGGAAGATTCTCGAACTCGGCGTGGACACGGTCGCCGCTTTCGTCGCCGAAACTGTGGTTGGCGCGACGGCCGGCGCCGTGCCGCCGGTGCGCGAGTACTTCCGCAAGATTCGCGCGGTGTGCGATCGCTACGGCGTGCTGCTGATTCTCGACGAGATCATGTCCGGCATGGGTCGCACCGGCTATCTTTACGCCTGCGAGGAAGACGGCGTGGCGCCCGATATCCTGACCATCGCCAAAGGGCTCGGCGCGGGTTATCAGCCGATCGGCGCGACGCTCGTGAGCGAGCGGATCTATCAGGCGATCGTCGGCGGATCGGGGTTCTTTCAGCATGGCCATACCTATATCGGCCATGCCACCGCCTGCGCCGGCGCGCTCGAAGTGCAACGCGTGATCGAGGAAGACAAACTGCTGCCCAATGTGCTGGCGCGCGGCGAACAGCTGCGCGGCCGGCTGCGCGAGCACTACGCGCAGCATCCGCATATCGGCGACGTGCGCGGACGCGGGCTGTTCGTCGGCGTAGAACTGGTCAGGGACCGCGCCGGCAAAACGCCGTTCGACGCCGGCCTCAAACTGCACGCGGCAATTCGGCGCGAAGCGTTCGCACGCGGTTTGATGGTGTATCCGATGGGCGGCACGGTCGACGGCAAGATCGGCGATCATGTGCTGCTGGCGCCGCCTTTTATCTGCACCGCGCGTGACATCGACGAAATCGTCAGCCGGCTTACCGATGCGATTAGCGGCGCGCTGGCCGCCGTCTGA